From Deltaproteobacteria bacterium, the proteins below share one genomic window:
- a CDS encoding flagellar protein FlaG, with product MNLIELSSAVMGSPPEKSTTGRTADRPAPRTASTQNIMEIPSITQSEVQKKDSEQPATKALTAAQIQKIEETAKDIQKFLDANGRELNFYVNHKNGQVVIEVHRKSDGKLIRKIPPEDLLKPQNGPSMSGLLLEEDV from the coding sequence ATGAACCTGATTGAACTCTCATCAGCGGTCATGGGATCTCCGCCGGAAAAGAGTACAACCGGAAGGACCGCCGATCGCCCGGCACCCCGGACAGCTTCGACTCAAAACATAATGGAGATTCCCTCCATAACACAGTCAGAGGTACAAAAGAAGGATTCAGAACAACCGGCAACAAAGGCTCTGACCGCTGCACAGATACAGAAAATAGAGGAAACCGCAAAGGACATCCAGAAGTTCCTGGATGCCAACGGCCGGGAATTAAACTTCTACGTCAACCATAAAAACGGTCAGGTGGTCATCGAAGTCCACCGGAAGTCGGACGGAAAGCTGATCCGGAAAATCCCGCCGGAGGATCTTCTGAAACCGCAGAATGGTCCGAGCATGTCGGGACTTCTGCTGGAAGAAGACGTATAG
- a CDS encoding response regulator: MKKEGEMEQLNSILLVDDEKNVIASLKRSLFDEPYRIFSAQDGEEALELLKKKRVQVVVSDEHMPGMSGADFLAEVRNRYSDIIRIMLTGHAGLDTTMNAVNRGEIYRFFTKPWSDYEIKLAIRSAVEKYDLEAENRRLLSTVRRQAVELKLLARKYPGITEMHRDQEGIIVVPEISDDEYSEILADCEREWSGEKVV, encoded by the coding sequence ATGAAGAAGGAGGGTGAAATGGAACAACTCAACTCCATCCTGCTGGTCGATGATGAGAAGAACGTGATTGCCTCACTGAAACGCTCTTTGTTTGACGAGCCCTATCGAATTTTTTCCGCGCAAGACGGAGAAGAAGCTCTGGAACTCTTGAAGAAGAAACGGGTGCAAGTGGTGGTTTCCGATGAGCACATGCCGGGGATGTCGGGAGCGGATTTCCTTGCGGAGGTCAGGAATCGCTATTCGGACATCATCCGGATCATGTTGACCGGTCATGCCGGGCTCGATACGACAATGAATGCCGTTAACCGGGGAGAAATTTACCGCTTCTTTACGAAGCCCTGGAGCGACTATGAAATCAAACTTGCTATCCGGTCGGCGGTCGAGAAATACGACCTGGAGGCGGAGAATCGCCGCCTTCTCAGCACAGTCCGGCGGCAGGCGGTGGAGTTAAAACTTCTTGCCAGAAAATACCCCGGTATTACGGAGATGCATCGAGATCAAGAGGGGATCATTGTCGTTCCCGAGATTTCGGACGATGAATATTCAGAAATCCTTGCCGATTGTGAACGGGAGTGGAGTGGAGAGAAGGTCGTGTGA
- the fliS gene encoding flagellar export chaperone FliS, which yields MARYPQNSYLETEVLTADPGKLILLLFDGAIHFLKQGKIYLLEEKHREKGQGLMRAHAVVSELLHCLNREKGGDIAIRLQAIYVYILQRITDADLKKETGAIDECVDLLSELREAWYAITHKSPEDSIRELTPETRTEFSATI from the coding sequence ATGGCCCGGTATCCACAAAACAGCTACCTGGAGACGGAGGTCCTGACGGCGGACCCCGGAAAGCTGATTCTGCTCCTCTTTGACGGGGCAATCCATTTCCTCAAACAGGGAAAGATCTATCTTTTAGAAGAAAAACACCGGGAAAAGGGCCAGGGGTTGATGCGTGCCCATGCCGTGGTAAGCGAACTGCTCCACTGCCTGAACAGGGAAAAAGGAGGTGATATAGCGATCCGGCTCCAGGCAATCTACGTCTATATCCTCCAGCGGATCACCGACGCCGACCTGAAAAAGGAAACAGGGGCGATTGACGAATGTGTCGACCTCTTGTCGGAATTGCGGGAAGCCTGGTACGCAATTACCCATAAAAGTCCCGAGGACTCCATTCGGGAACTCACCCCGGAGACAAGAACGGAATTCTCTGCAACCATTTGA
- the fliD gene encoding flagellar filament capping protein FliD, with the protein MVSTSSISGLSSGFDWQSMVDKIREVEERPITLLQNHVQEDQNKLTAWQDVNTRLLSLQTSASAINTASAFDLFSAATSSSSTTSADKLLTASVGTNAAEGSYSIQLTQLAQAQKLSSGSFADKTSALGYTGDILINDRVVAIEASDNLQTIADKINAVNSGSNASSVTATILQNGTSDYRLILTSDTEGSDGIGLLEANTSNILQNLGLISSSVSLKNATSDGAKSDAFTNSSTAVGTLLSLTSAQTSTTVTIAGQNVAIDLSTESLTTIASHINALTGVTASVVSTTTDNVTTYQLDISGTTSFTDNNNVLQTLGILEGTQTSTTEVHTGSVANTDGDASTLMTASTLMTNIWTGGTSAGVQAGDTITINGTQGNGTVIGPITYTVQNGDTVQDLLDRINNTTNGFGSGTRTATTSVSNGKIIITDGTAGDSQLSLTLIANNEGGGTLDFGTISATTEGRDMELVAGQDAKLTVDGISITNSTNTVSDVIQGVTLNLLSVESGTTINLSVARDLSTIQSNIETFVSDYNDISSFIGDQFKYDKDKEKTGGVLFGDQTLASIQSDLRTIMVNTVWGTDADLNTLGLAGINFDNEGKLTIDSSKLSGYLKTNFEDIRNLFAANGASTNSNIKYIGNTKATQKGDYTVNITQAATKGSVTGSVDLSGGIGADNTFTLTEGGRIATIAVTAGDNIDTIVNAINSEAAAEYTEVRKSTATNTASSAAIVNSTAWSAIDGVTAADGDVITYSGTTRTGASVSGSYTIDLANGNVGDLLSAIEDSYGKNIYATLDTDGRIVLTDKTTGDSELTFSINTSAVTGLSFGTFDNSGLNTEGRYALDITASKDAGNHLVLTDNNYGSDKSFTVSQTNASSTGITDGTYAGLDVAGTINGEAATGSGQVLTGDSGDANVDGLSILYSGTATGSVGSMKLTLGVAEQMKTQLYYITDSEDGYLSFKTNSISDEIDNTNDNIDIKEARIDKRMEILTQQFVQMEVFLNQMSSISSWLDGQINSMK; encoded by the coding sequence ATGGTCAGCACAAGTTCCATCAGCGGACTCTCTTCCGGATTTGACTGGCAAAGCATGGTCGACAAAATCCGCGAGGTTGAAGAACGCCCGATCACATTGCTCCAGAATCATGTCCAGGAGGATCAGAACAAGCTCACGGCCTGGCAGGATGTCAACACCCGCCTGCTGAGTCTCCAGACCTCGGCCTCTGCGATCAATACGGCCTCCGCCTTCGACCTCTTCAGCGCCGCGACATCCTCTTCTTCCACCACCAGTGCGGATAAATTATTGACCGCCTCTGTCGGAACCAATGCAGCGGAAGGCTCTTACTCCATTCAGCTCACACAACTCGCACAGGCACAGAAGCTCTCCTCCGGAAGTTTCGCCGACAAAACCTCGGCCCTCGGCTACACCGGCGACATTCTTATCAACGATCGAGTCGTCGCCATTGAGGCCTCCGATAACCTGCAGACCATTGCTGACAAGATCAATGCCGTTAATTCGGGAAGCAACGCATCAAGCGTTACCGCCACGATCCTGCAGAACGGGACAAGTGACTACCGCCTGATTCTCACCAGCGACACTGAAGGATCGGACGGCATCGGACTTTTAGAGGCCAACACCTCGAATATTCTCCAGAACCTGGGACTGATATCATCATCGGTCAGCCTTAAGAACGCCACCAGCGACGGTGCAAAATCGGATGCCTTCACCAACAGCAGCACCGCCGTCGGCACCCTTCTAAGCCTTACGTCGGCCCAGACGAGTACCACCGTGACAATTGCCGGCCAGAACGTCGCCATCGACCTCTCCACGGAATCGCTGACGACCATCGCCTCGCATATCAACGCCTTGACCGGCGTTACGGCTTCCGTAGTCAGCACCACCACAGACAACGTCACCACTTACCAACTCGACATCAGCGGAACCACCTCCTTCACAGACAACAACAATGTCCTCCAGACTCTTGGAATCCTTGAAGGAACCCAGACCTCTACCACAGAGGTTCATACCGGTTCCGTGGCCAATACCGACGGCGATGCCTCTACCCTGATGACCGCATCCACCCTGATGACCAACATCTGGACCGGCGGCACAAGCGCAGGCGTACAGGCAGGTGACACCATCACGATCAACGGAACCCAGGGAAACGGCACGGTGATCGGCCCGATCACCTATACCGTACAGAATGGAGATACCGTACAGGATCTTCTCGATCGGATCAACAATACCACAAACGGTTTTGGTTCCGGCACCCGAACCGCCACGACAAGTGTGTCCAACGGGAAGATCATCATCACGGACGGAACTGCCGGAGACAGTCAGCTTTCTCTCACCCTCATCGCCAACAACGAAGGGGGAGGCACCCTCGATTTCGGCACCATCTCCGCAACCACGGAAGGACGGGACATGGAACTCGTCGCAGGGCAGGACGCCAAGCTGACGGTGGACGGGATTTCCATCACAAACTCCACCAATACAGTAAGCGACGTCATCCAGGGAGTAACACTCAACCTGCTCAGTGTCGAATCGGGAACCACGATCAATCTCTCCGTGGCCCGGGACCTGTCAACGATCCAGTCAAACATTGAGACTTTCGTCTCCGATTACAACGATATCAGCTCCTTCATCGGCGACCAGTTCAAATACGACAAGGACAAAGAAAAGACGGGAGGCGTCCTCTTCGGCGATCAGACCCTTGCATCGATTCAGTCGGACCTGCGCACAATCATGGTCAATACCGTCTGGGGGACCGATGCCGACCTGAACACCCTCGGTCTGGCGGGTATCAACTTCGATAATGAGGGAAAGCTCACCATAGATTCTTCGAAACTTTCCGGATACCTGAAGACAAATTTCGAAGATATCCGGAACCTCTTCGCCGCCAACGGGGCCTCGACAAACAGCAACATCAAATACATCGGGAACACCAAGGCGACGCAGAAGGGAGACTATACCGTCAACATCACCCAGGCGGCAACCAAGGGAAGCGTCACGGGAAGCGTCGATCTCTCCGGCGGGATCGGAGCGGACAACACCTTCACCCTGACCGAGGGAGGCCGGATCGCCACCATCGCCGTTACCGCCGGAGATAATATCGACACGATCGTCAACGCCATCAACTCCGAAGCGGCCGCCGAGTACACCGAAGTACGAAAAAGCACCGCCACAAACACTGCATCCTCGGCAGCGATTGTGAACAGTACGGCCTGGAGCGCCATCGACGGGGTGACGGCCGCGGACGGCGACGTGATCACCTACAGCGGCACCACACGGACCGGGGCCTCCGTCAGCGGTTCCTACACCATCGACCTGGCGAACGGCAACGTGGGAGACCTCCTCTCGGCCATCGAGGACAGCTACGGGAAAAACATCTATGCCACCCTCGACACGGACGGACGGATCGTGCTTACGGACAAGACGACCGGCGACAGTGAACTCACCTTTTCCATTAACACATCCGCCGTCACCGGCCTCTCCTTCGGAACCTTCGACAACTCCGGGTTGAACACGGAGGGGCGCTACGCCCTTGACATCACGGCATCGAAGGATGCCGGCAACCACCTTGTACTCACGGACAATAATTACGGGAGCGACAAAAGCTTCACTGTCTCGCAGACCAATGCCTCCTCGACGGGGATCACCGACGGGACCTATGCCGGTCTGGACGTAGCCGGAACGATCAACGGCGAGGCGGCCACCGGAAGCGGCCAGGTACTAACCGGTGATTCAGGCGACGCCAATGTGGACGGTCTCTCCATTCTGTACTCGGGAACCGCTACGGGCAGCGTGGGATCGATGAAGCTGACCCTCGGTGTCGCGGAACAGATGAAGACCCAGCTTTACTACATCACCGACAGCGAGGACGGCTATCTCAGCTTCAAGACCAATTCGATCAGCGATGAAATTGATAACACCAACGACAACATCGACATCAAGGAAGCCCGAATCGATAAACGGATGGAAATCCTGACTCAGCAATTCGTCCAGATGGAAGTCTTTCTGAATCAGATGTCGAGCATCAGCAGTTGGCTCGACGGACAGATCAACTCAATGAAATAA
- a CDS encoding flagellin — protein sequence MGLRIQNNIAALNAHRHLTITDNALSKSLERLSSGYRINRAADDAAGLAVSEGLRADIKSYQVASRNTSEANSLLQVAEGALDQIGNMLTRLKELATQAASDNTSSSNRDKLNSEATQLKNEIDRIADSTNYAGTKLIDGSFNGASTLSTNDAGSIAAIANVYDMSVSDASAGTYTITASGSNLTLTSGGISQTVTITTAGTANFSTFDISFKTTSAASTTAIAAAFTAMGTMTISAGSGSTFQVGAGNTSQDRITFSIGDANTAVLGSASSSYLTDVDLTTGSDSQVAINIIDQAIDDVAGIRGDIGAVQNRLGYASANLATTIENVTAADSVIRDADMASEMTTFTKNQILLQAGTSMLAQANAAPQVILSLLK from the coding sequence ATGGGACTGAGAATTCAGAATAATATTGCAGCATTAAATGCACACCGCCACTTGACGATTACGGACAATGCTCTGTCCAAGTCGCTGGAACGTCTCTCCTCCGGTTATCGGATCAACCGGGCCGCAGACGACGCCGCAGGCCTCGCCGTGTCGGAAGGACTGCGTGCCGACATCAAGAGTTACCAGGTAGCCTCCCGGAATACGTCGGAGGCGAATTCCCTCCTGCAGGTCGCTGAAGGGGCGCTGGACCAGATCGGGAACATGCTGACCCGCCTGAAGGAACTGGCCACACAGGCGGCTTCGGACAACACGAGTTCCTCCAACCGGGACAAGCTGAATTCCGAAGCCACCCAGTTGAAGAACGAAATCGACCGGATCGCGGATTCCACCAATTATGCCGGCACCAAGCTGATCGACGGCTCCTTTAACGGCGCCTCCACCCTGAGTACGAATGATGCCGGTTCCATCGCCGCCATCGCCAATGTTTACGATATGTCCGTTTCAGACGCCTCAGCGGGAACTTACACCATCACGGCTTCCGGCTCCAACCTGACCCTCACCAGTGGAGGCATCTCCCAGACCGTGACAATAACCACGGCCGGAACAGCGAATTTTTCGACCTTCGACATCTCCTTCAAAACCACGTCGGCGGCAAGTACGACGGCAATCGCCGCCGCTTTCACCGCCATGGGCACCATGACCATCTCTGCCGGATCCGGATCGACCTTCCAGGTCGGCGCCGGCAACACTTCCCAGGATAGGATCACATTCTCCATCGGTGACGCCAATACGGCAGTTCTGGGAAGTGCCTCGTCAAGTTACCTGACCGATGTCGACCTGACGACGGGAAGTGACTCCCAGGTGGCCATCAACATCATTGATCAGGCGATTGATGACGTTGCCGGAATCCGCGGCGACATCGGTGCCGTCCAGAACCGGCTCGGCTACGCCTCAGCCAACCTGGCAACCACGATCGAGAACGTCACGGCGGCCGATTCGGTCATCCGGGATGCCGACATGGCATCAGAGATGACGACCTTTACCAAGAACCAGATCCTGCTTCAGGCCGGGACCTCAATGCTGGCCCAGGCCAACGCCGCACCGCAGGTCATCCTCTCGCTGCTGAAATAA
- a CDS encoding response regulator → MVETALFVDDEENVLHSLERLFADRGVQFLGAGSAEEALKIIREEEVAVLVSDNRMPGMTGIALHAGVKEISPDTIRILMTGHADLQTAMDAINRGEVFRFVVKPWDNEKLTRIVEDGLNRYRVVRSLKKADEATLLSLAQAVELKDPYTRGHCDRVAQYALMLAGAFDLPEEVRREIKYGSWLHDCGKIGVAESILNYAGPLNEKQFKMIKQHPTWGAEVARQAQLSERIVNIILCHHEKYDGSGYPSGRKGPEIPFEARIVSVADVYDALVTHRPYKKGFSPEKSREVLLSLRGSSFDPEILDTFLGLSVETKRPGKEPVHA, encoded by the coding sequence ATGGTTGAGACAGCCCTCTTCGTCGATGACGAGGAAAATGTCCTTCACTCCCTGGAACGCCTCTTTGCCGATCGAGGTGTGCAATTCCTCGGGGCCGGAAGCGCCGAAGAGGCGCTGAAGATCATCCGGGAAGAAGAGGTCGCAGTCCTGGTCTCGGATAACCGTATGCCGGGGATGACGGGGATTGCTCTCCATGCCGGAGTCAAAGAGATCTCCCCCGACACGATCCGGATCCTGATGACCGGCCATGCCGATCTGCAGACCGCCATGGATGCCATCAACCGGGGGGAGGTCTTTCGTTTCGTCGTCAAACCCTGGGACAATGAAAAACTGACCCGGATCGTGGAGGACGGACTCAACCGGTACCGGGTGGTCCGATCCCTGAAAAAGGCTGACGAGGCGACCTTGCTTTCCTTGGCCCAGGCGGTGGAGTTGAAAGATCCCTATACGCGGGGCCATTGCGATCGTGTAGCACAATACGCCCTTATGCTGGCCGGGGCTTTCGATCTGCCGGAAGAGGTTCGGCGGGAGATCAAATACGGTTCCTGGCTGCATGATTGCGGGAAGATTGGGGTTGCTGAGAGTATCCTCAATTATGCAGGGCCTCTCAACGAGAAACAGTTCAAGATGATCAAGCAGCATCCCACCTGGGGGGCGGAGGTGGCCCGTCAGGCGCAGCTCTCCGAGAGGATTGTGAATATTATCCTCTGTCATCACGAAAAATACGACGGCAGTGGATATCCCTCCGGCCGGAAAGGGCCGGAGATCCCTTTTGAAGCTCGGATCGTGTCGGTGGCCGATGTTTATGATGCCCTTGTGACGCATCGGCCCTACAAAAAAGGATTCAGTCCGGAGAAGTCCCGGGAGGTTCTGCTCTCCCTCAGAGGATCCTCTTTCGATCCTGAAATCCTTGATACATTTCTGGGACTCTCCGTCGAAACAAAGCGTCCGGGAAAGGAGCCGGTCCATGCCTGA
- a CDS encoding response regulator → MPDVKTETCVKVLFVDDERKILGSLRRLMLDEDVQVFTASSGEEGLAILKENPEIGVIVSDQRMPGLSGVSFLNQSRKIAPDAYRIVLSGYADMYAAMDAINLGGAWRYMTKPWNDDDMLSAIRQAAQQYRRESENRKLRDMVAAQNAELKQWSEQLQLMAQEQTVELQNKDAALKRLEAERRRTVRDAVRAFSDLFELRGRAGRGHARNVSEIASAVAREIKLSTDETESVRLAALLHDIGKIRLSDAALIKQVSDLDPKEQTEYRLHPLRGQVAVDTIEGMRNAGVLIRHHHERHDGKGFPDGYRGEKVPRGARIIALADFWDHTVKSVGKENRVEKTMALLKEELGSRFDPKLFPPFEKSVRELYSRRPDRSAYGEIELPPTRLKAKMVLSRDFRSGTDILILKKRSMIDPKKIELIKRYYLLDPPKCGVFIRTQK, encoded by the coding sequence ATGCCTGACGTTAAAACGGAAACGTGCGTGAAGGTCCTTTTTGTTGATGATGAGCGCAAGATTCTGGGTTCTCTTCGGCGGTTGATGCTCGACGAGGATGTGCAGGTCTTTACCGCTTCCTCGGGGGAGGAAGGGCTTGCGATCCTGAAGGAGAATCCCGAGATCGGCGTCATCGTTTCCGATCAGAGGATGCCCGGACTTTCCGGAGTCAGCTTCCTCAATCAGTCCCGAAAAATCGCTCCCGATGCATACCGGATCGTCCTCTCCGGCTATGCCGATATGTATGCCGCGATGGATGCCATTAACCTCGGGGGTGCTTGGCGCTACATGACGAAACCCTGGAATGATGATGACATGCTGAGTGCCATCCGGCAGGCGGCACAGCAGTACCGGAGGGAGAGTGAGAATCGAAAGCTCCGTGACATGGTGGCGGCGCAGAACGCAGAGCTAAAACAGTGGAGCGAGCAGCTCCAGCTTATGGCCCAGGAACAAACCGTGGAACTCCAGAACAAGGACGCGGCATTGAAAAGGTTGGAGGCCGAGCGGCGCCGGACCGTTCGTGATGCCGTCCGTGCCTTCTCCGATCTTTTCGAGCTGCGGGGCCGGGCGGGAAGGGGGCATGCCCGGAATGTTTCGGAGATTGCCTCGGCCGTGGCCAGAGAGATCAAGCTTTCCACCGACGAAACGGAATCGGTCCGTTTGGCGGCCCTTCTTCACGACATAGGAAAAATCCGCTTGAGCGATGCGGCGTTGATAAAACAGGTTTCGGACCTTGACCCGAAGGAACAAACGGAATACAGGCTGCATCCGCTGCGGGGGCAGGTCGCCGTTGATACGATTGAAGGAATGCGGAATGCCGGCGTGTTGATCCGCCATCATCATGAACGGCATGACGGGAAAGGCTTTCCCGACGGATATCGAGGGGAGAAGGTCCCCCGGGGGGCGAGGATCATTGCTCTGGCCGATTTCTGGGACCATACCGTGAAGTCGGTCGGAAAAGAAAACCGGGTTGAAAAGACTATGGCCCTTTTGAAGGAGGAACTGGGCAGCCGGTTTGATCCCAAACTGTTTCCTCCCTTTGAAAAATCGGTCCGGGAACTCTATTCCCGGCGTCCCGACCGGTCCGCCTACGGCGAGATCGAACTTCCGCCAACCCGGTTGAAGGCAAAGATGGTCCTTTCCAGGGACTTTCGAAGCGGGACGGATATTCTGATTCTCAAGAAACGAAGCATGATCGACCCGAAAAAGATCGAGTTGATCAAGCGATATTATCTGTTAGATCCACCGAAATGCGGGGTGTTTATACGAACCCAAAAATGA
- a CDS encoding glycosyltransferase, whose amino-acid sequence MRSPLLSTCMIVRDEEDCLERCLASIRPFTDELILVDTGSTDGTVTIAERYADRLIHHPWEDDFSAARNRSIERAAGDWIFYLDADEELFFNDGPKLRKMLSEIRKNVDHLLLSIRNLDGAGGILSEFPALRIFRNGRGIHFSGIVHNQVICNGEGRTFPVTLLHYGYALSPKKMEAKFQRTLSLTKKQIRQEPSSPLPLHNLTLSLLNHGDHAEALESGLQGLRLFEQLSAPYPPLFSNLIYLTARAALADGRYDLAASVCMEGLKSRPDHLDLFWVLAMSSYYEKQYRETLEWSKKFRQAVRAYREHRCSELPVNTIGRIAPLLITAGYAAAHLGCEPEAQRFMEEGLAEGKWDPELGIKILNFCNIHQKRELGETILQQLLHRHPDHAELHRFRAVFSLSDETVSTPSIASSPSPPQKVLIINLCELGDLIQATPVIEEITFRGGAVTLLVREDLTETALHLPQVSRIVTFDTSTWIGGGRTAFVPENEIRDQIGGLLDEPFDLILNMTYTRLGARIARMSRGKQKKGMVQAEGNRIRIRGASIRYLRQMLAHRKLNTLHVVDLHRLILRHPLQRRELSFQVSEEEWTEAMEILQAAGITPETPLIGIQIGAREVRKQWPAESFTRLAEMISAEQKEKVLLFGVSSETPLAERIKAIAPGRIVNLAGKTRIGHLAALLSRCRLLISNDTGTSHLAAAVGTRVLSLHMGHVWFRETSPYGEGHAAMQADCPCAPCSLRTPCSDMRCRRILTPSAVHHTLRYILNRTPIPDDDTFRNIKVHESYFGDGNFLSHRPLLHRSETLEDRFREIYDQFWKKRLNGLPQGTKVFPASSGIPGREKMDRLIADLTMLKGWMEEARSLASTLFIQSREGKGIVQGARRFKELHTAILEQGRRTPLLRPLTEFYNTGQQQIEARDFPSVMQAFATVLDSGCNLLKELEEIFSVYRFADPVSKSPE is encoded by the coding sequence ATGCGTTCTCCGTTGCTCAGCACCTGCATGATCGTCCGAGATGAAGAAGATTGCCTCGAACGGTGCCTTGCATCCATCCGACCGTTTACCGATGAACTGATCCTCGTCGACACCGGTTCAACCGATGGAACCGTTACCATTGCCGAAAGATACGCGGACCGGCTGATTCACCACCCGTGGGAAGATGATTTTTCCGCCGCACGGAACCGCTCGATCGAAAGGGCGGCGGGTGACTGGATCTTTTACCTCGACGCCGACGAAGAACTTTTTTTCAACGACGGACCGAAACTCCGAAAAATGCTCTCGGAAATCCGGAAGAATGTGGATCATCTTCTCCTGAGTATCCGCAACCTGGACGGTGCCGGCGGAATTCTTTCCGAATTTCCGGCCCTGCGGATTTTTCGGAACGGCCGCGGGATCCATTTCTCCGGTATCGTCCATAACCAGGTGATCTGCAACGGAGAAGGAAGAACATTCCCGGTTACACTCCTCCACTACGGGTATGCACTCTCCCCGAAGAAAATGGAGGCAAAGTTTCAACGAACCCTTTCCCTCACAAAAAAACAGATTCGGCAGGAACCGTCAAGCCCTCTTCCGCTCCACAACCTCACACTCTCTCTGCTGAATCACGGAGACCATGCCGAGGCGCTGGAAAGCGGCCTGCAGGGACTTCGACTCTTTGAACAGCTCTCCGCTCCCTACCCGCCCCTATTTTCGAACCTGATTTACCTGACCGCACGGGCCGCCCTCGCCGACGGCAGGTACGACTTGGCTGCATCTGTTTGCATGGAGGGATTGAAGAGCCGTCCGGATCATCTCGACCTCTTTTGGGTTCTGGCCATGTCTTCTTATTACGAGAAGCAATACCGGGAAACCCTGGAGTGGAGCAAAAAATTCCGGCAAGCCGTCAGGGCCTACCGGGAACACCGTTGCAGCGAGCTCCCGGTCAACACCATCGGCCGGATCGCACCGCTTCTGATCACGGCCGGATATGCCGCAGCGCACCTGGGCTGCGAACCGGAGGCACAGCGTTTCATGGAAGAAGGGCTTGCCGAAGGGAAATGGGATCCGGAACTCGGTATCAAGATTCTCAACTTCTGCAACATACATCAAAAAAGAGAACTCGGGGAGACGATCCTGCAGCAACTTCTACACCGGCATCCCGACCACGCGGAACTGCATCGATTCCGTGCCGTATTCTCCTTGTCTGACGAAACGGTCAGCACTCCCTCGATTGCATCCTCCCCCTCGCCTCCTCAAAAAGTCCTGATTATCAACCTCTGCGAGTTGGGAGACCTGATCCAGGCGACACCGGTGATTGAAGAGATTACCTTCCGGGGAGGGGCCGTTACACTCCTTGTCCGGGAGGACCTCACGGAAACCGCCCTGCATCTGCCCCAAGTATCACGAATCGTCACATTCGATACAAGTACCTGGATCGGAGGAGGCAGGACGGCGTTTGTTCCCGAAAATGAGATCCGTGACCAGATCGGCGGACTTCTGGATGAGCCTTTTGATCTGATCCTCAATATGACGTACACCCGGCTCGGGGCACGGATCGCGCGGATGAGCCGAGGAAAGCAAAAAAAAGGGATGGTTCAGGCGGAAGGAAACCGGATCCGGATCCGGGGGGCTTCGATCCGCTATCTCAGACAGATGCTCGCTCATCGGAAGTTAAACACCCTTCATGTCGTCGACCTTCACCGGCTGATCCTCCGGCACCCCCTGCAAAGAAGAGAACTCTCCTTTCAGGTCTCCGAAGAAGAGTGGACGGAGGCCATGGAGATTCTCCAGGCTGCCGGCATCACACCGGAGACACCGCTCATCGGGATTCAGATCGGTGCAAGGGAGGTCCGGAAACAATGGCCGGCGGAATCCTTCACCCGGCTCGCAGAAATGATCTCGGCAGAGCAGAAGGAAAAAGTCCTCCTCTTCGGTGTCTCTTCGGAGACCCCTCTCGCAGAGAGGATCAAGGCAATCGCACCAGGCCGGATCGTCAACCTCGCCGGAAAGACGCGGATCGGCCATCTCGCAGCTCTCCTCTCCCGATGCCGTCTCCTCATCAGCAACGATACCGGTACCTCCCATCTGGCAGCGGCCGTCGGAACCAGGGTCCTCTCTCTGCATATGGGGCATGTCTGGTTCCGGGAGACTTCTCCCTACGGCGAAGGACATGCGGCCATGCAGGCAGACTGTCCGTGCGCTCCCTGTAGCTTGAGAACACCTTGTTCCGACATGCGCTGCCGGAGAATCCTGACACCCTCGGCCGTCCACCATACCCTCCGGTACATACTCAACAGGACACCGATACCGGACGATGATACGTTTCGGAATATCAAGGTGCATGAATCGTATTTCGGCGACGGCAATTTCCTGAGCCACCGTCCATTGCTCCACCGTTCGGAAACACTTGAAGACCGTTTTCGAGAGATCTACGACCAATTCTGGAAAAAAAGGTTGAATGGATTGCCGCAAGGTACAAAGGTATTTCCGGCCTCTTCCGGAATCCCCGGAAGGGAGAAAATGGACCGCTTGATTGCGGATCTGACAATGCTCAAAGGGTGGATGGAAGAGGCACGGAGCCTGGCCTCAACTCTCTTCATCCAATCCCGTGAAGGAAAAGGGATTGTCCAGGGGGCACGCCGCTTCAAGGAACTTCATACGGCAATTCTTGAACAGGGCCGCCGAACCCCGCTCCTTCGGCCATTGACGGAATTCTACAATACCGGTCAGCAGCAAATCGAGGCAAGGGACTTCCCTTCGGTCATGCAAGCCTTTGCCACAGTGCTGGATAGTGGATGTAACCTTTTGAAAGAACTGGAAGAAATATTCTCGGTGTACCGATTTGCAGATCCCGTAAGCAAATCACCCGAATGA